A section of the Oncorhynchus gorbuscha isolate QuinsamMale2020 ecotype Even-year linkage group LG06, OgorEven_v1.0, whole genome shotgun sequence genome encodes:
- the LOC124038299 gene encoding AT-rich interactive domain-containing protein 5B-like, with protein MEPNSPKWVGSSCGLHGPYIFYKAFKFHRDSKPRILSLGDFFFVRCKPGDPICIAELQLLWEERTTKQLLSSSKLYFLPEDTPSGRTVGHGEHEVIAVSEKVIVRLEDLVKWTVPEFSEWSHGLRAAPLKPSVLRELGTNGHREALHRYRESTFTSGLNFRDIQRERSQLGEGSSFPVFQAVLFGC; from the exons ATGGAGCCCAACTCACCGAAG TGGGTAGGCTCTTCTTGCGGTTTACACGGACCATATATATTCTACAAGGCGTTTAAATTTCACCGGGACAGTAAACCAAGAATTCTGTCCCTCGGAGACTTTTTCTTCGTGAGATGTAAGCCTGGGGATCCGATTTGCATAGCGGAGCTACAGCTGTTATGGGAGGAAAGGACTACTAAGCAACTTTTATCAAGCTCAAAACTTTATTTCTTACCCGAAGATACTCCCTCGGGAAGGACAGTTGGCCATGGAGAG CATGAGGTTATTGCTGTGTCAGAGAAGGTGATTGTTCGGTTGGAGGACCTGGTGAAGTGGACAGTCCCAGAGTTTTCGGAATGGTCCCACGGGCTGCGGGCAGCGCCTCTGAAGCCCTCTGTCCTGAGGGAGCTGGGCACCAACGGACACAGAGAGGCCCTCCACAGATACAGGGAGAGCACCTTCACCAGCGGCCTCAACTTCAGAGACATCCAAAGGGAGAGGTCTCAACTGGGTGAGGGCAGCAGCTTTCCTGTCTTTCAAGCTGTTTTGTTTGGCTGTTGA
- the LOC124038298 gene encoding cytochrome P450 26B1-like, producing MFLLELSHLSALLTALMSVLSALILLAVSRQLWTFRWTIMRDKECKFPLPNGSMGWPLVGETFHWLFQGSNFHISRREKHGNVFKTHLLGKPVIRVTGAENIRKILLGEHNLVCTQWPQSTRIILGPNTLVNSIGELHKKKRKILAKVFSRGALETYLPRLQDIVKSEIAKWCSEPGPVDVYVAAKSLTFRIAVRVLLGLKMEEKRIVYLSKIFEQLMNNLFSLPIDAPMSGLRKGIKAREILHTCMQKIIEEKMQKQQSEEYYDAFDYMLSSAKENGHELSMQELKETAVELIFAAHSTTASASTSLILQLLRHPAVVEKAQIELESEGLGNDAHSAHSCSSKENGLKCPLAVEQGEHRPLDPEATPLMNGNGTFHCASDENEEAPCSRSHIPCLTMEKLSQLRYIDCVVKEVLRFLPPVSGGYRTVLQTFELDGYQIPKGWSVMYSIRDTHETAAVFQSPEIFDPDRFGSEREESKTGRFNYVPFGGGIRSCVGKELAQMILKTLAVEVIGTCQWTLATDTFPKMQTVPIVHPVNGLHVHFNYDSLLR from the exons ATGTTCCTTCTGGAGCTCAGTCACTTGTCAGCGCTGCTCACAGCGCTCATGTCTGTGCTCTCCGCCCTGATCCTGCTTGCCGTCTCCAGGCAACTGTGGACTTTCAGGTGGACCATTATGCGGGACAAGGAGTGCAAGTTCCCGCTACCCAATGGATCCATGGGCTGGCCGCTGGTGGGAGAAACTTTCCACTGGCTCTTTCAG GGATCCAACTTCCACATCTCCAGGAGAGAGAAGCATGGCAACGTTTTTAAAACTCACCTTTTAGGAAAGCCTGTTATCCGGGTAACTGGTGCAGAAAACATCCGTAAAATATTGCTAGGAGAACACAACTTGGTCTGCACGCAGTGGCCCCAGAGCACCCGCATTATCCTGGGACCAAATACCCTGGTCAACTCTATCGGAGAGCTGcacaagaagaagagaaaa ATCTTAGCAAAAGTGTTTAGCCGCGGGGCCTTGGAGACTTACCTACCCCGCTTGCAAGATATTGTCAAGTCTGAAATTGCAAAGTGGTGCTCGGAGCCTGGCCCAGTGGATGTTTACGTCGCAGCCAAATCTCTCACATTTCGCATTGCAGTCAGAGTCTTGTTGGGACTGAAGATGGAGGAAAAACGCATAGTATACCTTTCTAAGATCTTTGAGCAACTCATGAACAACCTCTTCTCATTACCAATTGACGCACCTATGAGTGGCCTCCGCAAA GGAATTAAAGCCAGGGAAATCCTACATACGTGCATGCAGAAAATCATAGAGGAGAAAATGCAGAAACAACAGTCTGAGGAGTACTATGACGCTTTCGATTACATGTTGAGCAGTGCCAAGGAAAACGGACATGAACTGAGCATGCAGGAGTTGAAG GAAACCGCGGTGGAGTTAATATTTGCTGCTCACTCAACTACGGCCAGTGCTTCCACTTCGCTTATTCTTCAGCTCCTGCGGCACCCCGCTGTGGTGGAGAAAGCCCAGATAGAGCTGGAGTCAGAGGGTCTCGGCAACGACGCACACAGCGCCCACAGCTGCTCCAGCAAAGAAAATGGTCTGAAATGTCCTCTTGCGGTCGAACAAGGGGAACATCGGCCTCTAGACCCAGAGGCCACCCCCTTGATGAATGGGAACGGGACTTTTCATTGCGCATCGGATGAAAACGAAGAGGCACCGTGTTCTCGGTCTCATATTCCTTGCTTAACTATGGAGAAACTGAGCCAGCTCCGTTACATTGACTGTGTCGTCAAGGAGGTGCTGCGATTTCTCCCGCCAGTATCTGGAGGATACAGGACGGTGCTGCAAACATTCGAATTGGAC GGCTACCAGATTCCTAAAGGATGGAGTGTGATGTACAGCATCCGAGACACACATGAGACAGCTGCAGTGTTCCAGAGCCCTGAGATCTTCGACCCAGACCGCTTCGGTTCCGAGCGTGAAGAGAGCAAGACTGGGCGCTTTAATTACGTTCCATTTGGTGGCGGAATAAGGAGTTGTGTCGGAAAGGAACTTGCCCAAATGATATTAAAAACCCTGGCCGTTGAGGTGATTGGCACGTGCCAATGGACCCTCGCCACGGATACATTCCCCAAGATGCAGACGGTGCCAATAGTCCATCCCGTCAATGGACTGCATGTGCATTTCAATTACGATAGCCTACTCCGATAG